GCTGTTCCTTTTGGGCCTGGGCCAAAACCTGACGTTCCGTCTCCAGCATCTCGCTGTTGCACTGGTACTTAAACTGCTCCAGCTCGAGGCACTGCAACCGCTCCTCATAGTCCCTGGCATGCTGGGCACGCTCCTGCTCGATGCGCGTCAATGCAGCCAACTTCTCGGCCTCCAGTTTGGAGCGAAGCTCCTGTTCCTGCTTCTGCAGGATCTCCTGGTGGGCCAACTGAAAGTCAACCAACTGATCGGTCTTGACTCTGTGCGTGCAAAAAGGATTGGATATGCGGAAGTAGTGGGAGCCGCCGATCACCAAACGATCGCCATGGAACAGCTGTCGTCTCTCCGCCACCAGCTCGCCATTCACATAGGTCAAAAAGTCCTCGCTGCCTGGAATGACATATAGTTTGCCACTGCGCTCGTGCTCGATGCTACAATGCTGGAGCGCCACCAGGGGGCCATCCAAAACGATATCCGGCTGTAAGTTGGCTGATCCCGGTAGACGACCGCGTCCAATGCGTACCAGACCAGGGGGCAACAGATAGAACAGCGTTCCACTTAGTATGGGATCTGCTGTGAGATTGACCAGGCACGCCTGCTTCTGGTCGGCAGTCAGCTCCAGAGCCAGGCCTTTGCGTCTGAGCAAACGCAGCTCGGACTTGCGTTGATCCTCGGCATCGCGCAGCTTCTCCATCCAGGATTTCTGGGCTCGAATCAGCTCCCTTTCGCGTTCGGCCAACTGCTGGCGCAGTCCCTCCACCTCCGAGTCATCCACAGAGGTCTCTATGATGATCTTCCGTGGCGCtgggttgttgttgttcccCGAGATGCATCGCTGCCGTTCATATTCGTTCCTCAGGGACTTCAGGCGATCCACCTCTGCTCTCAGATCCCTGATGATCTTGTCCTGTGGGGACTCGTTCACCTTCACGCGGTTCACGATGGAGCGCGCCTTGCAGGCGTAGCGCAAGGTGGCCAATGTCTCGTCCGCATGCATGCTGGCGGGTGAGATGGTGGCCAGCATAACGGTCTTTGAATTGCCGCCAAGATTTTCCTGGAACGTGAAATCAATGAATATTTTAGTGCCTGGCATTTTGATGTGAAAAAATCGATTGATTGACGTAAATTTCAAATTTTAAAAGTCGGGCTTGAAAAAACCCCTACCCATAGATTTATGgcttttttcttttcttatCAAAAACTCAACGGGCGGAATAACAAAGACAATTAAGGTTGAACCAGAAAAGAATCGGAGCTCAAGCTCCTGATACCCTTTCATTAGGCAGTCTAGAATCTAGATTTGATTACATGTGCATACACTTGATATGAGATCATCTTTCGTCGATTCTACTACTCTTTACATCCATATAATGATGGCATTCCAGGGTTAATATACCCTTGAGTTCCCCTCTACGGGTAACAGGGTACTATAATGTAAACATTAAGCACCCCTCCAGATGCCCCTCCAGCAGATGCTTGGAAATCTTAAGTAATGAAAAATAGACACAAACAAACCTTCGAGTGCACACTTATGTATgcaaacatacatatacatatgctaATGTATATGTATGCGCATAATAAAGAAAAGATAATGACTGTCAATGATAAGGCTTCGGACAGTTTGCGGCATTCGAACAAACCTTAAACTACCGTTGGCAAAGACAGCCAACCTAATGATCATTAACGTTGAACCGTTATCAGTAAGTGCAATGAACAGAAAGAGATAGCCCTAGTTTAGTTATTGTGCCAACTAAATATACACACATGCATATgtccatacatatgtatgtttgcATAGTTCGGTAAGGCGATATGTATATGCTAGTACGTATATTtggctgtgtgcgtgtgcgtgtgtgggaTGTGTAAAAGACACTTGTTTGATTAAGCAGGTCAGCACCGAGCAGAGACATAGTGAGAGCaatagacagagagagagcagaaCAAACGGCAAAGGTATTTCAGACAACAGGTAAGGCAGTCTGATACATGCACGTGCATATTCTCGCAGCTGGACACAAAGAGAGAGCTAGAGAGAGTGCAGGTGGACCGACAAACGGCATTGCCATACCTCTCTATATTGTATACCTTGAGCTAAAGCTTGTTTACAAAAACTGCTGCGCAGCAGCGAGCGTAGGAGTAGCTAATTGAGAACGAACAGTGGGTCCACTACATTAATATGCTTACGGAATATTGACGATATCTCGCGGTATGGTTCTCTTATCAATTCAAGACCTTCCAGAGGCTGGACCATGAAACACCCACCGTTCAGCGGAAATTAAATCAATGAATATTTCGAAACCGCAGTTAGTCATCCACGTACCAAAGCGTAccatataattaaattttttgactaAATATAGCCCTCTCGTATACGCCCACCTTTAGAAACGTATCACGATCCTCAGATACTGACCAGATTTCGTGGGTACCAAAGTCTGAAACCACAAAAACTTGCTAATACAGGTACGTATTATAacgaaaaacaacaaacaccTTAATTGAAACCGGCTAAAGTGACGTAGGTACTTATTAACACTAAAATTTGAGCAAATTTACAAAAAATGTTCACCGACTGAAAAATGCAACATACAGATTATTTTTTGAAGGCTCCCGACGGCCAAAGAATTAGATgttaattaataaaaataattaaaaacgAGATTGATTTGCCTTTTGAATGATTTTTACTCATCAATTGTCCCCATTTGAtgcaatacaaaatacaaccGGCGAGACAGCACTAATGTTAAAAAGTACCGCTTGACAACCGAATTTCTTCCGATCTATAAGGCTTTCCAAAGCGCATGGCAGGCATACAGTCTAGACGGTTATTAGCAAACCTAAAAGAGGTGTATTCAATACACCGGCTTAACAGCCGTTTGAGACCCATCTCATGACTACAATTTTTCGTCAGCTTTTGTGGCATTAGCAATTCCTTGCTAATAAGAAAAACTTCCAACATTAACGATATTTTTCATGCCCTAAGACAATTAACATGTATTAACGATTTTTTAAACTAAAACACTGTGAATCATATGGAAATTGGTTTCAAGCCGAAACAAACGTTGTGCACCACGGTATCTCATGAGCGCGCCTGTACTTAATGGCGAGAGGCAGCACTACACACATGTAGTATTGTATATTTGGGGGAGACTACACATGCAAGCTGGCAGAGAGAGCGGGACAAAAAAACAGCGAAGCTTCAACAAAGCACGAGACGCGaaaacacaacacacacatgcagGCATACATATACGAGACAACCAACACCAGTAGGTCCATCAACTTTGGCTCGCCAAAGCCTATATACCCTTTAGGTTGAATAAACCAGACAATAGATACCAATTTATAGtaatttctttttattttttaggTGCAAGACTGCTCCTCTGAACGCAAAAACCTTATGGGAAAAGCAGGCAGCGTTAGGAAGATAAATACAGTGGCGACCAGGTATGGATACATGTTCATCAATCCTTGTGATATTTTTTTCATtgattttataatttattgagagagaaaaataaacaattatGTTGCTGCGCGTCTTAAATTTAGCGAGAAGCACAGGAGCTGAACCATGGAGCATACGATCCCGCCACTATATATGCAGTCGGTGGGTGTTATTTGACTAATAATATATGAACACATCAAACAGCTCACAAATTTTATAGCACTCGATCTTGAAAGGGTATGCACACTCTACGCACGCAAAGGCGAGAAACGAAGTCGGCAAAACAAGCCACGAGCCCGAACCGCTACAAAAATGCAGTAACTCTGGCATTCGGCTCTCAGTTTCAGCCGAGACTTCCACAAGAAAACATCGAAATCCGATGAAATTTCGAAGAAACTGCATTAATTTCAATGCAAATGTAAAAAACTGGCTCATACCTTGACGGGGTATTCGACACGGACAAAcacaagcaaacaaaaaagtGCATAAATACGCGTTTTTAACAAAGACCCTGCAAAAACAAAGTGATTAAAACAGAGTTCATTGCTCGCAAGAGAACCTcaaaagagacagagagagacacagtTAAACGACCTCGCACAACGCGCGCCAATAGCGGAAAAGAGATAGACGGAGACTACGACTACCACCCCCCTTAGAAGGCACAAGGAAAACCTTTTAGACACTTTTCCATTATGGATGTTTGGGGCTTTTGTGTCAGCGACTCGACCATGTCGTATGGCGGGTCCATGCGCAGCGGCTATTACCGCGACTACGAGCAGTTCCCGTATGGCACACTGGAGTCGTCCAGCGCAGCATCCTCATGTGCCGTCAAGGATTCCTACAGTCGCGTCCAAGGTAATTATCGTTCAGAGCTTTTCGTCGCCACCGCTGcacagcagagagagagagcaaaacaacaaaaacatgTTTAAAAGCACCAACAAAAAGAAGAAAACCAGCCCCCCATTTTATTGCGTGTATTGTGGTTGTTTTTGTGAGAATTTAAAAATAGACAGCCTGATTTTATGTCCATGTATTCGTTGTCCGTGGGAGTTCActatgagtgtgtgtgtgtatgtatggggGAACACGCCTTAAAATTTTGCGCATAAACAGAGGGTATCCATTGAGAACATTCGCTTATCAGTGCTTCCGCCCTTCCCATGAGGCCgctctttttatacccttgAAGAAGGGGGAATTATTATTTTCAGCAATTCGGCAAAAGTGCTTTAAAAATCACGTGCAGAAAGATATTAGGGAATCCAGTTGTTACACTGCCCAACTTTGCCCATAAAAATCTCACGTAGACAGGTGCCAAAGATTTCCGGAATGAAAAAATTAAAACGTAGTTAGATATCGGAACAATAGATACGTACGCCTGCACATGCGACTCTTAAAAGGTGTTTCAACTCGCCGTATGTCCAATCACTTCATATGGAGGTCACTGAGGTCCATTCCGTGTATATCCGCTTCTGCTTATACAAAGAAGGCTAATTAAAAAGATAGACAATACGAGACTGTACCTCTCTTGGGCTGGACTGGACTGACTCACAAAAAAAAGTTAAGCAGGTGGTCGCTGCGTTTTGGATATAAAGACAAATAAGGCAAAGAAAAAACATCGGTTGTATTTGTGTGAAAAACTGAGGCGCAATAATGGATCTCAGGTGTGCGAGAAGGGAGGAAGGAGTGCTGgctgctgtttttgttgtcTGTACAATCATCATATGACTAATTATGCCAATTGCCACAACCTCCAGGGTACAGATTACCTCAGAGGCCGACAATTCCTGATAGAACACGGGCAAGGTCGCTTATCAGATATGGCTGGTGGTTTACAAATAGCATATCCGTACGGCTTTGCTTTAATCAATGGGAACCATTTAGTTCTGACACAAGCTCAATTGAGCAATCAAaaccctgtgtgtgtgtgtgagtgtgtgtcaCAGGGTCATCTGGCATTTTGAGATTGAAACCAGTGCTGCCAGATTTTTAAGAGTCACCAAAAGCTAGATTGCATTGGAGGCAATATGTTTTTTAGCGACAGCATGCTGCCGGAATTCGCACAACTTGGCCCCAATTTTTGCCTTGTAAAAACAGCAGTACGATTTTTGTCGGATTAGTTGGCACATTGCGTAGCCACtccttaaattcattttttgtaTGTAATGTGCAAACATGTGCAATACTGTAGTGTGACTAAAATAATGTATCAACGTATATCCATACATTTATACACAAAATTGGATGATATACCAAAATACGAACAAGAAATATGATTTTTGTCCGATTTCTCGCTAAAAATCAACAAATATTACATTtacaaaaatcaaaaaacagAAATTGTTTTGTACTAAATTATTTTTaaccaaaataagctaaagtgGCAACACTGATTGAAACAGCGCTGCTTTGGCTACACCATCTACGTCACGTCGGCAATCAGCTGTCGGCCCAAAAGGGCACGAGGGTCGGCGGCACGTAGGCCACAAAGTGGTAAggggagagaaaaaaaaatagaagaGAGggcagagagcagagagcgaaagagagagagagaacgtgGGAGTGCGTGACAGAAAGTCCACTTGCTGGCCTTGCCCAAGGTGTAGTTATGTAAGGTGAGGCATTCCCTAAGAAAGTTTTCCAGATATGTAGTTCCCCTGCCCTCATTAACTTCTGTCTATTATTTCTTAATTAACCCATGGTTTACCCACTCTCTTACTTACAGAGAAATTCAAGCAAACTAAATCAGAGAAACAGCTGCGCAAGGACTGTCCCTTCTGCAAGGAGCACAAGAAGCGGCCACTCATCAATTACATGCGTAAGCGGCAGCAGAGAAAGCACAATGACAGCATCtgcgaggacgaggaggagatGCACGAGCACGAGGATGAGGGGgtacaccagcagcagcagaccccAACGCTGGCGTCAGTCCTGCCCACGCAGCAGAGCTGCAAGGTGTGAGAGACACAaagggagggagagagcgagcgagacaACTACACAGTACAGACAGAAACGACAGAAAAAGCCAAACAAATACAACAACTGCAATACGCAATGCCATATTTAACTGTAAAAaggaaaagcaaaagcaaacacAAAAGAAATGGCAGCTGGGCAAGCGACGAGCGAGCAAGCGAGACAACTATAATAATCAAAATGCAACTGTACCCTTCCCACAGTGGCACTCCAGCATTTCCGCGTCTAGTGACGATGACcgacacacacaaatacactACCATTTACAAATGAAAGCAAGCCCGAAAAAACTTGATACCAATTTACAAGACCGTTTACTCTTATTATTATGTCCCCATACTCTTTTTCTTAAATAACATTTTTTttacaaaactaaaaaaaaaacaaagaaaaacaacCAAGAACCTGCCTGGCCCCTCCGCTTTGACCTT
The sequence above is a segment of the Drosophila miranda strain MSH22 chromosome 4, D.miranda_PacBio2.1, whole genome shotgun sequence genome. Coding sequences within it:
- the LOC108161999 gene encoding kinesin-like protein KIF14 isoform X2; amino-acid sequence: MFAYISVHSKENLGGNSKTVMLATISPASMHADETLATLRYACKARSIVNRVKVNESPQDKIIRDLRAEVDRLKSLRNEYERQRCISGNNNNPAPRKIIIETSVDDSEVEGLRQQLAERERELIRAQKSWMEKLRDAEDQRKSELRLLRRKGLALELTADQKQACLVNLTADPILSGTLFYLLPPGLVRIGRGRLPGSANLQPDIVLDGPLVALQHCSIEHERSGKLYVIPGSEDFLTYVNGELVAERRQLFHGDRLVIGGSHYFRISNPFCTHRVKTDQLVDFQLAHQEILQKQEQELRSKLEAEKLAALTRIEQERAQHARDYEERLQCLELEQFKYQCNSEMLETERQVLAQAQKEQQTPLKEQVGVYTPAQKSTLLEDIQSIMLNPSEESLHKTQLMVKEATQRCRQLGLQLEFRQTQAPDEFGLLRTVILILDKQRGLKAEWPIARLGVWLDLLRDNPDQTLNARTIFQSVEVDWEPLDADLNETLSDNSSRIALNLSAMLKQPLKRLLNVSTSSNTPRQTSTPSGKTPVSPSPGSKLVQYTKRLLTYDPEETTEGSQFQMLVHQELQMMQESTQRLKRYCENALLERENQQDNGVLAISLQEALTRLDSVLHGMRSSLAQSEAAGGASSPTKTPKAVRFLID
- the LOC108162007 gene encoding uncharacterized protein LOC108162007 isoform X4, with amino-acid sequence MDVWGFCVSDSTMSYGGSMRSGYYRDYEQFPYGTLESSSAASSCAVKDSYSRVQAHKDGKRLGMKGTCKCEPTACKCGKRRQQQQQQLKLLLSQLRRRDNLSSVILF
- the LOC108162007 gene encoding uncharacterized protein LOC108162007 isoform X1 — translated: MDVWGFCVSDSTMSYGGSMRSGYYRDYEQFPYGTLESSSAASSCAVKDSYSRVQEKFKQTKSEKQLRKDCPFCKEHKKRPLINYMRKRQQRKHNDSICEDEEEMHEHEDEGVHQQQQTPTLASVLPTQQSCKV